The genomic stretch TTCGACGAGGACATCGACGAGTGGTACGCGCTCGCCGGCGAGGTCTCCGCCGACGAGGAGAACGCCCTCACCGGCTCACAGACCGTCCGGATCGACGGCGAGGACGCCTCCGCGGGGATCGGCCGCTCGTTCCCCGACGGACTGGACATGGAGAACCAGCACCTCTCGCTCGCCCTGCGGGTGGACAACCCCCGCCCCGCCCGCGTGACGGTCCGGATCATGGCCCCCGGCCAGGCCGACCAGCTCTGGAGCACGCGAACCGTCCTCGGTCCCTACGAGGGCTGGCAGCGCATGGACGTCGGCTACACCGGCCAGCGCGGCGAGCCGTTCCTCGACGACGTTCAGGAGATCCAGATCACCCTCGAGGACCCCAACGCCGAGGAGAACGGCGAGGAGGACGAGGGGGCCGACGCCGCCGAGGAGGAGGCCGAGGGCGACGACGACGAGGAGAACCAGGAGGACGGGATCACCTTCTTCGTCGACGACCTGCGCATGACGCCCGCGGCCGATCAGGGCTACGTGATGCTCACCTTCGACGACGGCGTCGAGAGCCAGTACGAGAACGCCTTCCCGCTGCTCGAGGAACACGACATGCAGGGCGCCGCAGCGGTCGTCCCGAGCTCGCTCAACCGCGAGGGCCGGCTGACGATCGACCACCTGCGCGAGATGCGCGACGCGGGCTGGGACATCTCCTCGCACCCCGAGGGCGAGGCGTTCATGGAGCTCGAGGATCCGGACGCGATCCGCGAGACCATCGAATCCGACTACGAGTACCTCGACCAGCGCGGGTTCCCCGACGGCGCGCGCTCGATGTTCGTCCCGTACCATCGCACCAACGAGGAGGTCGTCGAGATCACCCGCGACTACCACGACTTGAGCGCGTACTTCGGCGGGACGACGAGCAACGTCCCGTTCACCGACCCGCTGCACCTCTCGCGGGTCGACATGCACGACCTCGACGGCTTCACGAGCCTCATCGACTCGGCCGCCGAGCACAACCAGCTCGCGATCGGGCTCGCCCACGGGGTCGTCCCCGAGGACGAGATCGACGACGACCCGCTCGCGGACATGACGATCGAACAGCTCGAAGAACTGATCGAGTACATCGAGGAGAGCGACGTCCAGGTCGTCACGCCCTCCGACCTGCTCGACGCGGACCCCGACGAACTGTAAGCCCGCGTCGCCGAACCGCCGGACTCGACTTCCGACCGATCGTCGGCTTCCTGCGCGATCTATCCGCCTACTCCAGTGCTATCCGTGCTCGGAGAGCCGACCCGCGACCTCGCCCGCGAGCCGTTTGGCCCGTCCGCCCGCCGAGCGGTCGAACGGGTAGGTGACGCCGGTGAGCTCCTCCGAGAGCTCCCAGAGCCGGGCTGCGTCCTCGCGGTCGTGGGAGGCGTCGCTCGAGTCCTGGACCGCCGGCGCGCCGCGCATGTTCCTGAACCCGTCGGGGCCGACGTACTCCCCGCCCTCGATTTCGGGATGGGTCGCGGCATACAGGAGTGGGAGCGCGCCGGCCTCGGCGTCCTGGGCGAGCAGCGCGTTCATCGCTCCCATCGCCCAGAGCCGGAGCTTCGAGCCCTGCATCTCCGGACCCCGCCGTTGGAGGTCGGTCGCGGCGTAGCCCGGGTGGCAGGCGACGCTCGTCACCTCGAGGTTCGCCTCCCGGAGCCGCCGGTCGAGCTCGTAGGCGAAGAGCAGGTTCGCGAGCTTCGACTGGGCGTAGGCGCCCCAGGGGTCGTACTCGTCCTCGCCGTGGAGGTCCTCGAAGTCGATCTCACCGCTCTCGTGGACCGCGCTGCTCTGGGTCACCACGCGGGTCTCGCCGCCGGTCCCGATCAGCCGGTCGAGCAGCAGGCCCGTCAGCGCGAAATGACCCAGGTGGTTGACGCCGAACTGGGTCTCGAAGCCCTGTTCGGTCTCGGTCCGGGGGATCGCCATCACGCCCGCGTTGTTACAGAGGACGTGCAGCGACGGGTAGGTCGCCTCGAACTCCTCGGCGAACGCCCGCACCGACTCGAGGTCGGCCAGGTCACACTCGTGGACCGACAGCGAGGCGCTCGGGAGCTGCTCGCGGATCGAGTCGGCGGCCTCGTGCCCGCGCTCGACGCTCCGACAGGCCATCACGACGTGCCCGCCCTTGCGCGCGAACTCCTTGGTGGCCTCGTAGCCCAGCCCGGTGTTCGCGCCCGTGACGACGATGGTGCTTCCCGAGAGGTCCTGCATCTCGTCGGCCGTCCAGTTGTCCGCCATGGGAAAGAGTAGGGACTGGGGACGCTAAACGCTTGGTGCCGCGGCGATCGCGAGCCTCAGCCCTCGATCGTGAGCGTGCCGTTGTTCGTCGAGACCTCGTCGGCGCCCTCGGGCAGCTCGAACTCCACCTGGTGGTCGTCGGCGACGACGATCGCCGTGTCGCCGACGATGTCGATCGCCATCTCGTCGGCCCCGCCGAAGTCGACCGCGATGACGGTGCCGTCGTCGTACTCTACTCGATCGACGAGGACGTCCTGCTGGTCGACGGAACGCAGTTCTCGGGGCGTTTCCATGTCTATCGGTTGGGCCGCGGGACCGATAAGGGCGCTGCCGGCAAGGGGAAGCCGCCCGGACCGCTATTCGGGGCTCGGCTCCTCGACGTGCGAGAGGTAGGCGGTGAGGTCGGTGGTCGTCACGATCCCGACGACGCCCTCACTCTCGTCGACGACCGGGAGGTGATGGAAGCCGTGTTCGATCATCGTATCGGCGGCCTCGCGGAGGTCCGTGTTCGCGGTGGTCGTCCTCACGTCGGTGCTCATGTACTCGCCGACGGCGGTCTCCGCGGCGGACCGACCCTCGGCGCTCAGCCGCACGAAGTCCGTCGCCGTCAGGATCCCCTCGAGGGCGTTACCCTCGCTCACGACGACGACCGACCCGATCCCGGTGTCGCGCATCTTCCCGGCGGCCTCGCTCAGCGGCGTCTCGGCCGAAACGGTCCGGACCGGCGAGGACATCAGCCGACCGACGAACATGTCCGTCATGTCCGTTCTTCAGGCTCGCCGGCGAATAAAGTTGGCGTCGGGAGCGATCGCTCTACGGGAGCAGTCGTCCGAAAAAGCGTCGAGATGTGTAAACCGCTAGGACGTCACGAACCGCCTTAGAGGCGGGTGACGTTGGTCGCTCGGGGGCCCTTGGGGGCCTGCTCGATATCGAACTCGATCTCAGTTCCCTCCTCGAGATCCGGGCCGCCGACGTCTTCCATGTGGAAGAAGACGTCCTCGTCCGCGTCCTCAGTCGAGATGAAACCGTAACCGCCAGTGTCGTTGAAGAAGTCGACTTCGCCTTTCGCCATTGCAACTCTACTAACGCCTCCTCGACGGATAAGGCTTCCGTGGGTGCTCTACACACGGGATCCGGCACAACCTACTATGGGAGCGGAGCGTGTACGGCCGACAGAACCATGATCGGGCAGGCGAACACGACCGATCGGCGAACCGTCGACGCCACGAACAGCACGCAGGGTGGGGAGCGCGACGACGGGGGGTGGTCGTAGATGGCCGACATCGGCTATCAGGCCTCCCACGAGCAGTTCGCGCCGAGCGAACTGCTCGAATACGTCCAGCTGGCCGACGAACGGGGCTTCGACAGCGTGCTCGCTTCCGATCACTTCCACCCCTGGAGCGAGCGCCAGGGCGAGTCGGGGTTCGTCTGGTCGTGGCTGGGCGCGGCCCTCCAGACCACCTCGATGGACTACGGGACGGTCAACGCCCCCGGCTACCGGTATCACCCGGCGATCGTCGCCCAGGCCGCGGGCACGCTGCGGGAGATGAACCCCGAGCGGTTCTGGCTCGCCGTCGGCAGCGGCCAGCTGCTCAACGAGGGGATCGCGGGGACCGACTGGCCGGTCAAGGAGGAGCGAAACGCCCGCCTAGAGGAGTGTGCGGAGGTGATGCGCCGGCTCTGGGACGGCGAGGAGGTCACCCACCACGGGCAGGTCGACGTCGAGCGCGCGACGCTGTACACCCGCCCCGAGACCGCCCCGCCGCTGATCGGGGCCGCGCTCTCCGAGGAAACGGCGCGCTGGCTCGGGACGTGGGCCGACGGGATGGTCACGATCGGCACCCCCGACTTCGAGGGGATGGAGGAGCGCATCGAGGCGTTCCGCGAGAACGCGCCCGAGAAACCCGTCTACCTGAAGGTCCAGCTCTCCTACGACGACGACCACGAGAGCGCCCTCGAGGGGGCTTACGACCAGTGGCGCACCAACTGCGTGCCGGGGCCGACGACCCAGGAGCTTCGTACCCCCGAGCAGTTCGACCAGCAGGGCGAGGGCGTGAGCAGGGAGCAGGTCGAGCAGAACGTCCGCGTTTCGGCCGATCTAGAGGAGCATCTGGAGTGGGTCCGCAAGGATCTGGATCTCGGCGCCGAGAAGGTGATCCTCCACAACGTCAACACCAACCAGGAGCAGTTCATCGAGGACTTCGGGGAAAGCGTACTGGCGGAGCTGTAGCTCCCTCGTGAGAAACGCGGAGAATTCGAGTAGTCCCAACAGGATTCGAACCTGTGTCGAAGCCCCCAGAAGGCTTCAGGATTGGCCACTACCCCATGGGACTGAGATCGCGCACCCGTTGATACCCGACGCTACAATGTAAGCGTTGCGCGTTCCGGTCACGCGTGTCACCTCATCACACAACCCGTCCGTGCATAGACCGACATCTACTTGTCCGCGAGCTAAGCACGGACGTGTATGTACGTCGGCCGCTTCCTGATCGTCGGCCCCGACTGCGGGGCCTACCGCGTCTCCTCGCGCTCGTTCCCGAACCGTCGGATCGCGGAGCGCGACGACCGCCTCACCGTCGGCCCGACCGAGGAGGCCGAGGAGACCGACAACCCCTACGTCTCGTACAACTGCGTGCGTTCGACCGGAAACGGTGCGGTGCTCGGAAACGGCTCGCACGTCGATCCGGTAGCCGAGAAGATCGACGTGGGCTATCCCGCTCGGGACGCGCTCGCTTCGAGCCTGCTCGCGCTCGACTACGAGAAGGACGACTACGACACCCCCCGGATCGCGGGCGTGCTGGACGAGGGCGGGGCGGTGGTGGGTATCGTTCGGAAGGACGCGCTGCTGGTCGAGCGCGTCACCGAGCCGACGCTGGTCGCGACCTACGAGAAGGACTCTCCTGAAGAAATCGACTTCGCGCCCGAGAGCGCCGCGGAGGCCGCCGAGACGGCCTACGACCACGAGTTCGAGCACGCGGTCTGTGCGGCCGGGGTCGTTCGCGAGGGCGACGGCGTCTCCTGGGCGATCGAGAACGGACAGGACTGAAGGCCCACCTCCCCCTCCGAGGGGTATGCGCGTCGGCCTCGTCTCAGACATCTACACGGACCAGGTCACGCTCGAGGCCGCTTCCGACAGGGGAGCCCACGTCCCGCTCCGGACGCTGCTCGCCGTCGGGATTCCCCTCTCGATCCTGACCTCCGTCCTCGCCGTCCTCGTCCTGACGTTCCTCTGAAATCGAGCGGCCGAGCGACCGAAAGGCGGACCCGTCGCTGGTCGGTATCCCAGGTATGGCCGACGATCCGGAGTTCGACATCGAGGACTGGCGGGCGGAGCTCGAGGAGAAACGCGACGAGAAGGACGAGTTCCTTTCGACCCATCCCCAGTCGCCGATCCCGCCCGAGAAGCGAGGGGGGTTCGACGGACTCGACTACTTCGAGCCTGACCCACAGTACCGCCTCAAGACGACGGTCTCGATCCCCGAGAATCCCGCTTCCGACCCGGTCTACATGGAGACCACCGCCGGAGGGGAGGTCCGCTATCTCCGAACCGTGGTCCTGACGATGGATATCGAACGCGAGGATCCCGACCTTGCGGACACGGAACTCGAACTCGCGGGCTACGAACAGGAAGGCACCGATGGCGCGCTGTTCGTCCCCTTCCGGGACAAGACCACCGGCCAGATGACCTACGAGGGCGGGCGTTACATGGAACTCGCGGCCGAGGACGACCTCGCGGAGGGCGACTCGATCGTGGTCGATTTCAACCTCGCGTACACCCCCTTCTGTGCGTACAGCGAAACTTTCGAGTGTCCGCTCCCGCCCGAGGAAAACTGGCTCGAGGTCGCGATTCCGGCGGGCGAACGGCTCGAATAGCTCGGTATCCGAGGCCGAGAATACATACCTCTGGACGCGCTCGCCTCGGGTATGCGCGTCGGCCTCGTCTCAGACATCCACGCGAACCGAGTCGCGCTCGAGGCAGTCCTCGAGGACATGCCCGCGGTCGACCGGCTGTTCTGTGCGGGCGACGTCGTGGGCTACAACCCCTGGCCCGCCGACTGTCTCGAGACGGTCCGCGAGCGGGGGATCCCGACGGTGATGGGCAACCACGACCGCGCGGTCGCCAGCGACACCGCCTTCCGGTTCAACGCGATGGCGAAGGCCGGCGTCGAGCACGCCCGCCGGGAGCTCTCCGATGAGCAGTTGGAGTGGCTCGCCGGGCTTCCCGAGGAGCGCACGGAGCTCGACGGTCGGGTGAAGCTCGTCCACGGCCACCCCGAGGACCCCGACCACTACACCTACCCCGGGGAGTTCGGGCCCGACCTCCTGGAAGAGGAGGAACTGCTGGTGTTGGGCCACACCCACGTCCAGGGTCACGCGGTCTACGAGGAGGGGATCGTCTGCAACCCCGGGAGCGTCGGCCAGCCCCGCGACGGCGATCCGCGCGCCGCGTACGCGGTCGTCGACCTCGACGATCGGTCGGTCGAGGAACGGCGCGTCGAGTACGACGTCGAGCGGGTGGTCGAGGCCGTCGAGAGGGCGGGACTGCCCGGGTCGATCGGGAGCCGGCTGCGAGAGGGCCGCTAGAAGGCCTCCTGGATCGTCTCGAGGGTGCGTTCGCGGTCGGCCCAGGGGACGAAGACGGCGACGCTGGTCGCGCTGGTGATCACGTCGTGGACGGCGATCCCCTGTTCGGCGACCGGCGTGATCACGTCCTGGATGATCCCCGACTGGTTGGGCAGCTCCCCGCCCGTGACGCGGATGACCGCGAAGTCGCCCTCGAGGGTGACGCTCGAAAGCGACTCGTCCTCGATCACCGATTCGTGGAGGATCGCCTCGGTCTCCTCGGCCTCCCCCGTATCGACGTAGAAGGTGACCGAGTCCATCCCGCTGGCGACCGCGTCGAGGTTGATCCCCTGCTCGGCCAGCGGCGTCGAGAGGTCCGAGAGGATTCCAGGACGATTTCTGATTGCGCGCCCGGCGATCGTCACGCAGGCCAGCGGCTCCTCGCGCATGTCGACGAGGTTCTCGAACTGGCCCTCGATGCTCGTTCCCCCAGTGAGAAGATCGCCGTGCTGGTAGTGGACGACCCGGACGCCCATCCGGCCGTCCTTATACGAGAGCGCCGAGGGAGCGACGACCTCCGCACCGCGGAACGAGAGGTTGCGAAGCTCGTCGACGCTGATCTCGCCGACGTTGCGCGCGCCCTCGACGACGGAGGGGTCGCCGGTCATCACGCCCTCGACGTCGGTAACGATCACGACCTCGTCGGCCTGCATGTACTTACCAAGCATGACGGCGGTGGTGTCGCTACCCCCGCGCCCCAGGGTGGTGACGCTGCCGTCGTGGGTTTCGGCGAGGAAGCCGGTGATGACGGGGACGACCCCGTCGAGCTCCGCGGCGAGCTCCTTCGCGCGCCGCCGGGTCTCCTTGACGTCGACCTCGCCGTACTCGTCGGTGACGATCGGCCACTCGTCCTTGCCCGGTTCGACGAAGATCGCCTCGACCCCGCGGGAGGCAAGCGCGGCCTTCAGCATCCGGACGGAGGTGCGCTCGCCCATGCTGACGATCTCCGCGCGGTCGGCCTCGTCGGTCTCGAAGGTGATGTCGTCGAGCAGGTCGTCGGTCGTCGAGCCCATCGCGCTGGCGACGACCGCGATCTCGTGGCCCTGCTCGACCGCGCCCGCGATCGAGTCGGCCGCGCGGTTGATCCGATCGCCGCTGCCCAGGCTCGTCCCGCCGAACTTCGCTACGACGCGCATACTGCTCCCACCGTGTGTGCCGT from Halalkalicoccus tibetensis encodes the following:
- a CDS encoding polysaccharide deacetylase family protein, with the protein product MGRKPNRRHFLAAVGAGTFALSGCTDDLLGDEEGDGGEDDTDDEDDGLLDGEDDEEQQATPPAIDGGEVVSDFDEDIDEWYALAGEVSADEENALTGSQTVRIDGEDASAGIGRSFPDGLDMENQHLSLALRVDNPRPARVTVRIMAPGQADQLWSTRTVLGPYEGWQRMDVGYTGQRGEPFLDDVQEIQITLEDPNAEENGEEDEGADAAEEEAEGDDDEENQEDGITFFVDDLRMTPAADQGYVMLTFDDGVESQYENAFPLLEEHDMQGAAAVVPSSLNREGRLTIDHLREMRDAGWDISSHPEGEAFMELEDPDAIRETIESDYEYLDQRGFPDGARSMFVPYHRTNEEVVEITRDYHDLSAYFGGTTSNVPFTDPLHLSRVDMHDLDGFTSLIDSAAEHNQLAIGLAHGVVPEDEIDDDPLADMTIEQLEELIEYIEESDVQVVTPSDLLDADPDEL
- a CDS encoding oxidoreductase, with product MADNWTADEMQDLSGSTIVVTGANTGLGYEATKEFARKGGHVVMACRSVERGHEAADSIREQLPSASLSVHECDLADLESVRAFAEEFEATYPSLHVLCNNAGVMAIPRTETEQGFETQFGVNHLGHFALTGLLLDRLIGTGGETRVVTQSSAVHESGEIDFEDLHGEDEYDPWGAYAQSKLANLLFAYELDRRLREANLEVTSVACHPGYAATDLQRRGPEMQGSKLRLWAMGAMNALLAQDAEAGALPLLYAATHPEIEGGEYVGPDGFRNMRGAPAVQDSSDASHDREDAARLWELSEELTGVTYPFDRSAGGRAKRLAGEVAGRLSEHG
- a CDS encoding CBS domain-containing protein produces the protein MTDMFVGRLMSSPVRTVSAETPLSEAAGKMRDTGIGSVVVVSEGNALEGILTATDFVRLSAEGRSAAETAVGEYMSTDVRTTTANTDLREAADTMIEHGFHHLPVVDESEGVVGIVTTTDLTAYLSHVEEPSPE
- a CDS encoding cold-shock protein, which gives rise to MAKGEVDFFNDTGGYGFISTEDADEDVFFHMEDVGGPDLEEGTEIEFDIEQAPKGPRATNVTRL
- a CDS encoding TIGR03885 family FMN-dependent LLM class oxidoreductase, which encodes MADIGYQASHEQFAPSELLEYVQLADERGFDSVLASDHFHPWSERQGESGFVWSWLGAALQTTSMDYGTVNAPGYRYHPAIVAQAAGTLREMNPERFWLAVGSGQLLNEGIAGTDWPVKEERNARLEECAEVMRRLWDGEEVTHHGQVDVERATLYTRPETAPPLIGAALSEETARWLGTWADGMVTIGTPDFEGMEERIEAFRENAPEKPVYLKVQLSYDDDHESALEGAYDQWRTNCVPGPTTQELRTPEQFDQQGEGVSREQVEQNVRVSADLEEHLEWVRKDLDLGAEKVILHNVNTNQEQFIEDFGESVLAEL
- a CDS encoding IMP cyclohydrolase → MYVGRFLIVGPDCGAYRVSSRSFPNRRIAERDDRLTVGPTEEAEETDNPYVSYNCVRSTGNGAVLGNGSHVDPVAEKIDVGYPARDALASSLLALDYEKDDYDTPRIAGVLDEGGAVVGIVRKDALLVERVTEPTLVATYEKDSPEEIDFAPESAAEAAETAYDHEFEHAVCAAGVVREGDGVSWAIENGQD
- a CDS encoding DUF1684 domain-containing protein, with the protein product MADDPEFDIEDWRAELEEKRDEKDEFLSTHPQSPIPPEKRGGFDGLDYFEPDPQYRLKTTVSIPENPASDPVYMETTAGGEVRYLRTVVLTMDIEREDPDLADTELELAGYEQEGTDGALFVPFRDKTTGQMTYEGGRYMELAAEDDLAEGDSIVVDFNLAYTPFCAYSETFECPLPPEENWLEVAIPAGERLE
- a CDS encoding metallophosphoesterase family protein, producing the protein MRVGLVSDIHANRVALEAVLEDMPAVDRLFCAGDVVGYNPWPADCLETVRERGIPTVMGNHDRAVASDTAFRFNAMAKAGVEHARRELSDEQLEWLAGLPEERTELDGRVKLVHGHPEDPDHYTYPGEFGPDLLEEEELLVLGHTHVQGHAVYEEGIVCNPGSVGQPRDGDPRAAYAVVDLDDRSVEERRVEYDVERVVEAVERAGLPGSIGSRLREGR
- a CDS encoding aspartate kinase, yielding MRVVAKFGGTSLGSGDRINRAADSIAGAVEQGHEIAVVASAMGSTTDDLLDDITFETDEADRAEIVSMGERTSVRMLKAALASRGVEAIFVEPGKDEWPIVTDEYGEVDVKETRRRAKELAAELDGVVPVITGFLAETHDGSVTTLGRGGSDTTAVMLGKYMQADEVVIVTDVEGVMTGDPSVVEGARNVGEISVDELRNLSFRGAEVVAPSALSYKDGRMGVRVVHYQHGDLLTGGTSIEGQFENLVDMREEPLACVTIAGRAIRNRPGILSDLSTPLAEQGINLDAVASGMDSVTFYVDTGEAEETEAILHESVIEDESLSSVTLEGDFAVIRVTGGELPNQSGIIQDVITPVAEQGIAVHDVITSATSVAVFVPWADRERTLETIQEAF